A portion of the Candidatus Fermentibacter sp. genome contains these proteins:
- a CDS encoding lipid II flippase MurJ, whose amino-acid sequence MSFLSGLIGARGRLSGFSLMSAGNVLTALLTYLRQAEIARVFGTSGMTDAYAVALVFPILAQQVIAHAFGSSFVPVYTEVLYRKGRAAAAGLVNRILCWIGISGGLLILALLGGSRGLVTIAGPGLGAGNLDLSAGMLRIMLPMLVLVASTGILTGLLSAQRRFGVVSAVSVANIAVSFATVALFHARLGIMVLPVSGLAGSVAGFAVSAAFAVGSGHVPRFEPDPRDADFSRLLRLSAPVMTGAVLGFLGPMADRALASVLAESSVTAMDYAARIRDMALAVLFLPMSALADVGLSEKSARKDMPAFGEELRSLLNWTSFLMLPAAALLSMFATPAVSVLFMRGSFDRESAELVGRALAFYAPWLAQFGFGAVVSRGFYAMKDTGTPVLIGIWGMAANVLLNVILMESMGIAGLALSSTLTSTAKTILLVHFFRRKSPEISFRPVLIEHARLLAAVAAMVPAGLLLSTALPVGLDADFAHRAANLTLVTTLSAGVYCLVCLLLGAAPARLAAGRLRRARSSG is encoded by the coding sequence GTGTCGTTCCTTTCGGGCCTGATCGGGGCCAGGGGCAGGCTTTCGGGATTCTCGCTCATGTCGGCCGGAAACGTGCTGACGGCCCTTCTCACGTACCTGAGGCAGGCCGAGATAGCGCGCGTCTTCGGCACCAGCGGCATGACGGACGCCTACGCCGTCGCCCTCGTGTTCCCGATCCTCGCCCAGCAGGTGATAGCACACGCCTTCGGCTCGAGCTTCGTCCCTGTCTACACCGAGGTCCTGTACAGAAAGGGCCGGGCGGCCGCCGCCGGCCTGGTGAACCGGATCCTCTGCTGGATCGGTATTTCCGGAGGCCTGCTGATACTCGCCCTGCTCGGAGGCAGCAGGGGTCTGGTCACGATAGCGGGACCCGGGCTCGGGGCAGGGAATCTCGACCTCTCCGCAGGCATGCTGAGGATCATGCTGCCCATGCTGGTACTCGTGGCATCCACCGGGATCCTCACAGGGCTCCTGAGCGCCCAGCGGCGGTTTGGTGTCGTTAGCGCGGTCAGCGTCGCGAACATCGCCGTATCGTTCGCGACGGTCGCCCTCTTCCACGCGAGGCTGGGGATCATGGTCCTGCCGGTATCGGGCCTGGCCGGATCGGTGGCGGGATTCGCTGTCTCCGCCGCCTTTGCGGTCGGATCGGGGCATGTCCCGCGGTTCGAGCCCGACCCTCGGGATGCCGACTTTTCACGCCTCCTCCGCCTTTCCGCCCCCGTCATGACCGGGGCCGTACTTGGCTTCCTCGGCCCCATGGCGGACAGGGCGCTCGCGTCGGTGCTGGCAGAGAGCTCCGTCACGGCGATGGACTACGCCGCCAGGATCAGGGACATGGCTCTGGCCGTGCTCTTCCTGCCCATGTCCGCGCTTGCCGACGTGGGACTATCGGAGAAGTCGGCGAGGAAAGACATGCCTGCATTCGGGGAGGAGCTCCGTTCCCTGCTGAACTGGACTTCGTTCCTCATGCTGCCTGCGGCGGCCCTGCTGTCGATGTTCGCCACGCCTGCGGTCTCGGTCCTGTTCATGCGGGGAAGCTTCGACAGGGAGAGCGCGGAGCTGGTGGGGAGGGCGCTGGCGTTCTACGCCCCGTGGCTGGCCCAGTTCGGATTCGGGGCTGTGGTCTCCAGGGGCTTCTACGCGATGAAGGACACCGGGACGCCCGTGCTGATAGGCATCTGGGGCATGGCCGCGAACGTGCTGCTGAACGTGATCCTGATGGAATCCATGGGGATAGCGGGGCTGGCGCTGTCATCCACCCTGACCTCTACCGCGAAGACCATCCTGCTGGTTCACTTCTTCAGGAGGAAGTCGCCGGAGATCTCGTTCCGGCCGGTGCTGATCGAGCATGCCAGGCTCCTGGCCGCGGTTGCCGCCATGGTTCCGGCGGGGCTCCTGCTGAGCACGGCGCTCCCGGTCGGCCTGGATGCCGATTTCGCTCACAGGGCTGCCAACCTGACCCTGGTCACCACCCTGTCGGCGGGTGTCTACTGTCTTGTCTGCCTCCTGCTGGGGGCCGCCCCGGCGAGGCTCGCCGCAGGCCGCCTCAGGCGCGCCCGGTCATCGGGGTAG
- a CDS encoding glycosyltransferase family 1 protein, with translation MRVAVNAAVMAHPLTGVARYAFELGRALSGLGHEVEYWTWNRFRSSLRERLGPGPVVRTFPHIHGIGPAVMPWLTSMTARIDVHHFPNGDLLPSRAPRTAMIHDMAPFLFDGILDPGMSDFYRRRTARVVRECAAITVNSMTTLDHLLEVFPEARSRCHPTPLGCDHELVPPGGPDDLPPGVIPGYLLSVGTVEPRKDYATAIRASKLLSERFGASSFPGLVIAGGDGYRAQETRALVHELGMGGMVHFTGYVGEDALSTLYAHASAYIHSSLHEGFGLTVAEAIRQGLPVAAARNSAIVELFDGLFVGFETGSAESAAEAAAVALAMGRGSTPVDRECHAMKVLTWENCARLTEGAFREITGGTGA, from the coding sequence GTGAGGGTGGCGGTGAATGCGGCGGTGATGGCACATCCCCTCACCGGGGTTGCACGCTACGCTTTCGAGCTCGGGCGCGCTCTCTCAGGCCTCGGGCACGAGGTCGAGTACTGGACGTGGAACCGCTTCCGCTCGAGCCTCCGCGAACGGCTCGGGCCAGGCCCCGTGGTCAGGACATTCCCGCACATCCACGGGATCGGCCCGGCGGTCATGCCCTGGCTCACGAGCATGACCGCCCGCATCGACGTGCATCATTTCCCGAACGGCGACCTGCTCCCCAGCCGCGCCCCCCGGACGGCCATGATCCACGACATGGCGCCCTTCCTCTTCGATGGCATCCTCGACCCCGGCATGAGCGACTTCTACCGCCGGAGGACCGCCCGGGTGGTGAGGGAGTGCGCCGCGATCACCGTCAACTCGATGACCACGCTCGACCATCTCCTCGAGGTGTTCCCCGAGGCGCGAAGCCGCTGCCACCCGACTCCTCTGGGATGCGACCACGAGCTCGTCCCGCCCGGGGGGCCCGACGACCTGCCTCCTGGCGTCATCCCCGGCTATCTGCTGAGCGTGGGCACCGTGGAACCCAGGAAGGATTATGCGACGGCCATCCGGGCATCGAAGCTGCTGTCGGAGAGGTTCGGCGCCTCCTCGTTCCCGGGTCTGGTGATCGCAGGGGGAGACGGTTACCGCGCACAGGAGACCAGGGCACTCGTGCATGAACTCGGTATGGGCGGCATGGTGCACTTCACGGGATATGTCGGAGAAGACGCCCTCTCCACCCTGTACGCCCATGCCTCGGCATACATCCACTCCTCCCTCCACGAGGGCTTCGGCCTCACTGTCGCCGAGGCCATCCGGCAGGGCCTGCCGGTCGCGGCTGCCAGGAACAGCGCGATAGTCGAGCTGTTCGACGGGCTGTTCGTCGGTTTCGAGACTGGTTCCGCCGAATCGGCGGCCGAGGCCGCGGCAGTTGCTCTCGCCATGGGCCGTGGTTCCACACCGGTCGATCGAGAGTGTCATGCCATGAAGGTCCTGACCTGGGAGAACTGCGCCAGGCTCACCGAAGGCGCTTTCCGCGAGATCACCGGAGGCACCGGGGCATGA
- a CDS encoding transposase: MLGTDADKGSFLARMDFLGPSMDFRVYAWALMPNHYHLLIEVGSHKLHEIMHRLLGGFSKSYNRRHGHRGHVFMSRFKSILVCRDEYLYELIRYINLNPLRAGLVDSISNLADYPWTSHRAMIHGAEHLWHDVNAVLGAFGMDDDISRGAYLSYLSSGIADGESDLLESGNLRIGRSGVVVEKGSRSDQRRYDYVGTVLGSREFAVESALILDDRRRQTRSRGHEHEEVEAIIERVCELYGIDCNRLKGRSKGGSVSTARITAARLLFEAGISKADISRKLNLAPSSITRLLGVDQ; encoded by the coding sequence GTGCTTGGAACCGATGCGGACAAGGGAAGCTTCCTTGCTCGTATGGATTTCCTCGGTCCATCGATGGATTTCAGGGTCTACGCATGGGCCCTGATGCCCAATCATTACCATCTCCTCATCGAGGTCGGGTCACACAAGCTTCATGAGATCATGCACCGTCTTCTCGGTGGGTTCAGTAAATCCTACAACCGGCGGCATGGTCACAGGGGGCATGTCTTCATGTCACGCTTCAAGTCGATCCTTGTGTGTAGAGACGAATACCTTTATGAACTCATCAGATACATCAACCTGAACCCTTTGAGGGCCGGATTGGTGGATAGCATCTCGAATCTTGCCGACTACCCCTGGACCAGCCACAGGGCGATGATCCATGGTGCCGAGCATCTCTGGCATGACGTGAATGCCGTCCTGGGAGCCTTCGGGATGGATGATGACATATCCAGGGGTGCATACCTCTCTTATCTGTCATCAGGAATCGCGGACGGAGAATCGGATCTGCTGGAATCGGGCAACCTCAGAATCGGCAGGAGCGGAGTGGTTGTCGAGAAGGGTTCTCGTTCGGATCAGCGCCGTTATGATTACGTCGGGACGGTTCTGGGAAGCAGGGAATTCGCTGTCGAATCAGCACTCATTCTCGATGATCGAAGAAGGCAGACCAGGAGCAGAGGCCATGAGCACGAGGAAGTAGAGGCCATCATCGAACGAGTCTGCGAGCTGTACGGTATCGACTGCAATCGGTTGAAAGGACGGTCCAAGGGGGGATCCGTAAGTACAGCCAGGATAACTGCTGCCCGGCTTCTGTTCGAAGCAGGTATATCCAAGGCAGACATCTCGCGGAAATTGAATCTTGCGCCATCATCGATCACCAGACTCCTCGGTGTGGATCAATGA
- a CDS encoding ArsB/NhaD family transporter yields the protein MLPAILIFAIVYLFIASEKIHKTIAALVGAGLILLFHIMPYHEAVACVDLNVIFLLVGMMIEVNVLAQTGFFEWVAISIARRADGRPIRILIILVGTTALLSAFLDNVTTVILVIPVTILVTKILEVDAVPFLILEAIASNIGGTATLIGDPPNVIIGSAAGLTFLDFLIHLTPATTLIMVVFLTVLYFRNRSRFSVEEHIRLRIREAIPHLAIVDSRMMVRTLSVVCLTMIGFLLHGVLGIEAGVIALVGAMIVLLVNRVDVEGFFKEVEWGVLFFFIGLFILVGALEHTGVIEFLAQQLISLSGDNLFYACMLLLWGSALASSILDNIPIVMALIPMVEVMISHYGTAMGLADAAAIRNTVAMPLWWSLALGACLGGNGTLIGASANVVTARIGEGNDTPISFMRFTKTGFPYMLLTVVVATLYIWLRYFL from the coding sequence ATGCTTCCTGCGATACTGATCTTCGCGATCGTCTACCTCTTCATAGCGTCGGAGAAGATCCACAAGACGATCGCCGCGCTCGTCGGCGCAGGACTGATCCTCCTCTTCCACATAATGCCCTACCACGAAGCCGTGGCCTGCGTCGACCTGAACGTGATCTTCCTGCTCGTAGGAATGATGATCGAGGTGAACGTCCTAGCTCAGACGGGTTTCTTCGAATGGGTTGCCATCTCGATTGCGAGGCGCGCCGACGGGCGGCCGATCAGGATACTCATCATCCTGGTCGGCACGACGGCTCTTCTGTCCGCCTTCCTCGACAACGTGACGACCGTGATCCTCGTCATCCCGGTGACGATCCTCGTGACGAAGATCCTCGAAGTCGATGCGGTACCGTTCCTTATCCTCGAGGCTATCGCGTCGAACATCGGCGGAACAGCGACCCTCATCGGCGACCCTCCGAACGTGATCATCGGATCGGCGGCAGGGCTCACATTCCTGGATTTCCTGATCCACCTCACTCCCGCCACTACCCTGATAATGGTGGTGTTCCTCACGGTGCTCTACTTCAGGAACCGGAGCAGATTCTCAGTCGAGGAGCACATCAGGCTGAGGATACGCGAGGCCATACCACACCTGGCGATAGTGGACAGCCGTATGATGGTCAGGACTCTCTCCGTTGTCTGCCTCACCATGATAGGCTTCCTGCTGCACGGAGTCCTCGGCATAGAGGCGGGGGTCATCGCCTTGGTCGGAGCCATGATAGTCCTGCTCGTGAACAGGGTGGATGTCGAGGGATTCTTCAAGGAAGTCGAATGGGGTGTGCTGTTCTTCTTCATAGGGCTCTTCATCCTGGTGGGTGCGCTGGAACACACCGGAGTTATCGAGTTCCTCGCTCAGCAGCTCATCAGCCTGTCCGGCGACAACCTCTTCTATGCCTGCATGCTCCTGCTCTGGGGCAGCGCGCTGGCTTCGTCGATACTGGACAACATCCCGATCGTCATGGCGCTGATACCGATGGTCGAGGTAATGATCTCGCACTATGGAACAGCGATGGGTCTCGCGGATGCAGCCGCGATACGGAATACAGTTGCGATGCCGCTCTGGTGGTCGCTTGCGCTGGGGGCCTGTCTGGGCGGCAACGGGACGCTGATCGGAGCTTCGGCGAATGTGGTGACCGCGAGGATCGGCGAGGGTAACGACACTCCGATTTCGTTCATGCGCTTCACGAAGACGGGGTTCCCGTACATGCTCCTGACCGTCGTTGTCGCAACCCTCTACATCTGGCTCCGCTACTTCCTCTAG
- a CDS encoding PTS sugar transporter subunit IIA encodes MKLSDCLASDHILTGLEASSSEEAIRSMVTRLFPNGAGSKAGIPCKTILDSLLDRERQHTTALGKGVACPHTRIAGFEGFTVAIGISRDGIPFESHDGDLVHIVILLISSLSKPYVQLRAMRVLIQFLEKDDNIDFMRNASPQEIWEAIDRSGLEISDQVFAHDLMRRVKVTASPGMSIGEAAHLMHSNDLSNLPVIDGNGDYKGFISSVHLFRVGVPQFFQNLKTVSFVRNLDPFEKYFASRHTIKVSDIQESGGSIDRDSTLIEVVFQMAVKGYSEIYVLDGSKLLGVIDNFRLIDRVLTL; translated from the coding sequence ATGAAACTCAGCGATTGTCTCGCATCAGACCACATCCTGACGGGACTGGAGGCCTCCTCGAGCGAAGAGGCCATAAGGTCCATGGTGACCAGGCTGTTCCCGAACGGAGCGGGTTCGAAGGCCGGGATCCCGTGTAAAACGATCCTGGACTCTCTTCTGGACAGGGAAAGGCAGCATACGACGGCCCTCGGCAAGGGAGTCGCCTGTCCCCACACAAGGATAGCGGGTTTCGAAGGATTCACGGTCGCCATCGGTATCTCCCGTGACGGCATCCCGTTCGAGAGCCACGACGGCGATCTCGTTCACATAGTGATCCTCCTGATCTCCTCCCTGTCCAAGCCTTACGTACAGCTCCGGGCCATGCGGGTGCTCATCCAGTTCCTGGAGAAGGACGACAACATCGATTTCATGAGGAATGCCTCTCCGCAGGAAATCTGGGAGGCCATCGACCGGTCGGGCCTGGAGATCTCAGACCAGGTATTCGCTCACGACCTGATGCGCAGGGTCAAGGTGACCGCCTCGCCCGGGATGTCTATAGGCGAAGCCGCCCACCTGATGCATTCCAACGACCTCTCGAACCTGCCTGTGATCGATGGGAATGGCGATTACAAGGGCTTCATATCCTCGGTACACCTGTTCCGAGTAGGCGTGCCTCAGTTCTTCCAGAACCTCAAGACGGTATCCTTCGTCCGCAACCTCGATCCCTTCGAGAAATACTTCGCATCCAGGCACACCATAAAGGTCAGCGACATCCAGGAATCAGGCGGGTCCATAGACAGGGACTCCACGCTGATCGAGGTGGTCTTCCAGATGGCGGTGAAGGGCTACTCCGAGATCTATGTCCTGGATGGCTCGAAACTGCTGGGTGTCATCGACAACTTCAGGCTCATCGACCGAGTCCTGACGCTCTAG
- a CDS encoding DUF3592 domain-containing protein, translating to MSGSASLESLSIFIPVLLLILIGGVPMAVRLLKSMRRAEGTIVSSEARQAEADTGGSTFIPVIEYTYRFNGIDYTGSTLNGPYRDQYARGLDPWKTPMSYERALAVVAQFPPGGRCTVYPDLEDHSRSILPMRSASSRKLALILSAAIGFAALLIALLFILESSKGMKGK from the coding sequence ATGTCCGGTTCGGCTTCTCTCGAATCGCTCTCGATATTCATCCCGGTGCTGCTCCTGATCCTCATCGGCGGGGTGCCGATGGCGGTCAGGCTCCTGAAGAGCATGAGAAGGGCCGAGGGGACCATAGTATCGAGCGAGGCCAGGCAGGCAGAAGCCGACACCGGCGGTTCGACGTTCATCCCCGTGATCGAGTACACCTACAGGTTCAACGGGATCGACTACACAGGCTCCACGCTGAACGGCCCGTACAGGGACCAGTACGCCCGGGGCCTGGATCCGTGGAAGACCCCGATGTCATACGAAAGGGCCCTGGCTGTCGTGGCGCAGTTCCCGCCGGGCGGCAGATGCACGGTCTACCCTGACCTCGAGGATCACTCGAGGTCGATTCTGCCCATGCGGTCGGCATCGTCAAGGAAGCTCGCCCTCATCTTGTCGGCCGCCATAGGATTCGCGGCCCTGCTCATCGCCCTTCTGTTCATCCTGGAATCGTCGAAGGGCATGAAGGGCAAGTGA
- a CDS encoding methionine biosynthesis protein MetW, with translation MSESRRSGEKGRGMMQEVFGDMPLPRAGKAFDTGYEDYWKERIETGVLTLPAVRRAAGVLPFISDGDTVLDVGCGTGDTLSFLAQSRNIRGTGLDISETALDEVRSKGFSAVHADLTRDGASLDGQYDHIILFEVIEHVIDAETLAGALSGHFRKGLYITTPNLGYIAHRLRLLAGRFPVTYISDPREHLRYWSTRDFRVWCEWTGLGRPQVIGLKGKAGFLARMHPSLFASEVLYRILP, from the coding sequence ATGTCGGAGAGCAGGAGATCAGGAGAGAAGGGCCGCGGCATGATGCAGGAGGTCTTCGGCGACATGCCCCTGCCCCGCGCGGGCAAGGCCTTCGATACGGGATACGAGGACTACTGGAAGGAGAGGATCGAGACGGGCGTCCTCACCCTGCCGGCCGTCAGGAGGGCCGCCGGGGTGCTGCCGTTCATCTCCGACGGCGACACGGTTCTGGATGTGGGCTGCGGCACCGGAGACACGCTCTCGTTCCTTGCGCAGAGCAGGAACATCAGGGGCACGGGGCTCGACATATCGGAGACGGCTCTCGATGAGGTCAGATCGAAGGGCTTCAGCGCCGTTCACGCCGATCTGACGAGGGATGGAGCCTCGCTGGACGGGCAGTACGACCACATCATCCTCTTCGAGGTCATCGAGCACGTGATCGATGCGGAGACTCTGGCCGGCGCCCTGTCCGGACACTTCCGCAAGGGGCTCTACATCACCACGCCGAACCTCGGCTACATCGCACACCGCCTCAGGCTGCTCGCCGGACGGTTCCCAGTCACGTACATCTCCGACCCGCGCGAGCACCTCAGATACTGGTCGACTCGCGACTTCCGCGTCTGGTGCGAATGGACGGGTCTCGGACGCCCTCAGGTGATCGGGTTGAAGGGTAAGGCGGGATTCCTTGCCAGGATGCATCCGTCGCTGTTCGCGAGCGAGGTCCTCTACAGGATTCTACCCTGA